CATCTCATCACAGAAGCAAAAAAAAAATGTGATGAACTCACAGTCCTTGTTTGTTCCTTACAAAGAGAAAAGATCCCTGGAGAATTACGATTTGAGTGGATGCAAAATCTTTTTCCCGATCCCAAAATCCACCTCATCTGGGTCCAAGACGAGAACCCCCAATACCCAGAAGAAGATCCTGATTTTTGGAAGGTTTGGCGACGAACGATTGAAAGTCACACGAAAAGGAAAGTGGATTATCTTTTTACGTCCGAAGAATATGGCGACCCACTTTCGAAAGTACTTGGGTGTACACATACACTCATTGACTTGGAAAGAAATTCCATCCCTATCTCTGCCAGCCAAATCAGAGAAACACCCTTAAAACATTGGCAATGGATCCCTGAACTCATCAGGCCCTATTTCGTAAAACGGATTGTTCTGACTGGAAGTGAGTCCGTAGGGAAAACCAGTTTGACCCAGATCCTTGCCAAACATTTTCAAACCAATTGGATTCCAGAGTTTGCTCGTGAATATTTGGAATCAAAAGAAAATCCCATGGATGAATCTGATTTTTTACCAATTGCAAGAGGCCATCTTTTATCAGAAGTGGAAGCTGCCAAAACCTCCAATGGAATTTTATTCTTAGATACTGACCTTCTCACCACCAAAGTTTATTTAGAAAGATATTACGAGTCCGAGATTCCTTGGCTCACAGAACGTGCATTAGGTTTAAAATATGAAAGTTCTCTTTTTTTAGACATTGATATCCCATGGATACAAGACCAACTTAGGGATTTAGGGGAAGAAAGAGAATCGATGCGAACACGTTTTTTACAAGCAATGAAAGAAGCGAATCGTGACTTTTATTGGATTCGGGGTGATTATAGGGAAAGGGAAAAACAAGCCATAAAGATTGTAAAACAAATTCAGAACCTTCCTATGAACCCAGAGTCTTTTACGAAAGAGCTGAGGAGATTACGTAACTTTGAATGACCTCATCTGGAAGTTTTTCTCCAGTAATGATCTGTGGCATATCATACAAAGTAGTCCCCGTAGAACCGTTGTCAGTATTTTTCGGACCTCTATGGTTTCGAATTGTTTCCCCTAAAACAAAACGAATTTCTAAACTAAACCGAGAGAACCCTTGGTTATTTTCTTCTGTTCCGTGCAAATGATGGGAAGAAAACAAAAAATAATCGCCAAATCCACCGGAAACAGAAAACCGCTTTGGATCGTTTGGTGAAAAGTCAGGTTTGGGGAATATTTTTTCTGCCAAACGAGAGTGTGTTGTCTCTTGAAACCCACCTGTTTCCATCCAATGAGAATAATCAAACAAGTGCGAATCATTCGATATGGGAAGGTCAAAATAGGAAGGATACAAAATAAATCCCGCGCCTGGCCTGACTGTAGTGATAGGAATCCAAATATTAATTTGGTTTTCTGGATTGGCATACCAGGAATCTCGATGAATGTAAAGAACGGATAGAGAACCTTCATTTTTATGAAATCCATCAGGGACACAACGCAAACGAAATAAATCCACATAAACATCGGTTGGTGCCATTCCCCAAGATTCAAACAAAGGGAAAAGATAGTTTTTTAAAGATAAGTTTTGATAAATTCGTGTTCGAATTCGTTTCATCCGTTCTGCCAAAGCCAAATAAGGAATTTGGGAACTAATGATTACAGGATCTCCTTCGGAGAACTCTTCGTTTATGTATTGTTTGATAGTATTTAAAAAAGGATAGGATTCGTTTGGAAATTTACCAGAGAAAGTTTCTCCGACAAACAAGGACTCAAGTAACATTGTCCTTGGATTGTTTTTCGATTTCGTTTTTTAGTTCAATGATGCTCATATATAAATTGGCAAATGTTGTCAGTTGGTTCATCGCATCTTGTAAACCAGCTTTAAACAAAAGTCCGTTGTCCATATGTTCGCGGAAGATCGTTAGGGGATTTTCTGCCTCCATACTCTCTACCGTTTTTTGGTAAGATTCCATAAGTTCTTTTTTATCTAAAAGAGACTCTGGAACTTTCCAGCCATTGGACAACCGACTCATGAAAAAATTACCTACCTTCGACTTCTAGAAGTTTGGTGGTCTTTACTATGATTCGTGTCACAACATAAAAGATGAGTCCAAATCCAAAAAACCAAGTATGGAAAGGTTTCCAAATTCCAGTAATGTCCAGAGCTCGTAGTGCAGGTTCTTGGTAATAAACTTGGATCAAATCAAAAACAGTAAAAACAACAATGATCCCAAATAAACTTGGGTATTCTCGTTTCCAAATATTACGAAAGGAAAAACTTAAATTAGGTTTTTTATATCCAGAAAGTCTAGGGATAAAAGCAGGAGTTTTGTCCGCCCATTTCAGATACCCTTCTGCAAATTTACCACGAAGGAAGTATTCTTCTGCAAATATAATGCGTTCGTAATACAAATAAAAAAACATAATGTATACTAAAGCAAAAGCAAAATCACGAAGGATAAATACTGGCCCAAGATACATCAGAAAATTCCCTACATAAAGAGGGTGCCTAACTAATGAGTAAATACCAGATTGGTTCACCACATCGGCAACTTGTTGTTTTGTGTTTCTACCAGAAGTATTTTTAGGAGTGTATCCAATCGTAAAACATCTAACAAACAATCCCGCAAAACTGACAAGAAATGCACCAGAAAGCCAATACAGATTGGACTGGTAATTACCTTGGAAGTAAGGGACAAAGGGTAGATAGAGTAAGGAAAGAAACAAAATGACTCCTGGAATGTAGGAGCGCCATCGGAAAAGAAAATTGCCTTGTTGGTTGAGTTCTTCTATAAGTGCCATGTGAATTCGTACTTGCTTCCTTTGATTAAGTTGTTAGCATTCGTCCTATGTCAATCAAATCCTTTATCCCTGCAAAGCTCAATCTCCCTGCTCTATGGTTTACGGATCTGACTCTTCCCGTTCTCAACAAAATGGCCCATAATCTCGAATCCATCGAGATTTCAGTACCTGACCAAAAAACTTTAAAATCATTTCAAAAAGAACGACTTCTTTATATTTCCAATCATCCGACCACCCAAGAACCGGGTGTCGCCTACCATGCCGCAAATCTCATGGGTTCTAGGTTTCATTATATGGCCGCAAGAGAGGTTTTCGAATGGGGGTTTGGATTTGTTGGGGACTTCATTCAATCCATAGGCGCCTACTCTGTATTAGCTGGTGCACCTGACCGCGAGTCCCTGAGAGCTTCTAGAGAAATCATCGCATCCCCTCACGGCAAACTAGCCTTATTTCCTGAAGGTGAACCAACAAGTGGAATGAATGATACCCTACTTCCTTTCCAATCAGGTGTGGCCCAACTCGGATTCTGGGGCTTAGAAGATGCATTAAAAAAAGATCCAGAAGCCAAGGTTTGGATTTTACCTACCTTTGTTAAGTACAGAATGACCGGTTCCATTGACTCTATGCAAAAAGATATCGACCAAACTATCACCAAAATGGAACAAAAGTTAGGGATCTCTAAAACAGGAAAAGATATCGTTCATAGATTTCTCTCTGTTGGAAAACGAATGATTGAAAGAGAGGAAAAGGAATACGGGGTCCCTGTCGAAGAAAATAGAGCCGATGACTTCGATTATCGATTGGGTAGGATGCGCCATGCCATGCTCGACAATATTGCAAGGAAAGCAAACATTCCGAAGTGGGATGCCGATACGAATGCCATCGAAAAACTAAGAAGGATCTTAAGTGTTCTTGAAATGGTTTCTGTGGGAATGCCCGACCCGAACGGTGAACTACCAAGTTTAGAAATGGCCACCTGGGCAAAAACGGCAGCCACTAAGGCATACGATTTTATCACCATTCAAACTGCCTACATCAAAGAACTACCAAGTGCCGAAAGATTGTACGAATTTTTATACCGATATGAAAACGAACTTTTTGGTGAATTCAAACCCAGGCCACACAAAGCAGTTGTTAGGTTCGGAACACCATTTACGATCAACGAATACTTTAGTTCCTATAAAGAAGAAAAAAAGAAAACGCTAGATATCGTAACAGAACGTCTAAGAAAAGAGTTAGAAACCATGCTTGTGGAAGAAAAATCCAAATCAAATCCTCTGTTTCCGAGCCAATATATTTTTTGATGGAACAATTCAGTCCGACACAAGTAAAAAACCTGATAGATGGGCAAACACCCATAGAAATGTCAGCCTATGGAGCTTCTAAGATCCTCGATGAAAACTTAGTGAAAGTTTTAGATGCCCTGACAGAAAAATACGGAATCCCTGACTTATCTGCCATTCTTTTTACGATTGTAAAAGACTTAATCCTCAACGGTTTTAAAGCCAATTTCAAAAGACTTTTTTTTCAAGAAAACCAACTAGACATCAACTCTCCCGCCGACTATGAGTTAGGTGTCAGGATGTATAAAAGCCTAATCCTTTCGGGACGCGGGAATACATTCGAATCTATGGCAAAAGAAAAAAATTTATATGTTCACCTGAAAATAGAACATAACGAAACCCAAATCAAGTTTGATGTCAGAAACAACACCACTCTCGTTAGAGGAGAGATGCAAAAAATTAGGAACTCTCTCCTTCACGCACAAAACTACAACGACATCATGGAATACTATATCGAACGCGGAGACAATTCCGAAGGGGAAGGGATTGGGATTGCACTTTGTGTCATCCTTCTCAAGGGAGAAGGCCTTCCCACAGACCAATTTAGAATCTATCATGAGGACGGAGAAACCATCGCACAACTCACCATTCCCTTAAAGAAAGGCTAGCCCAAAGAACAGACTCTCACATTTTGGATTTATGGGTTCTGCTACTGTCCTTTCGAATGATTCCATTCCTAAAGTTCTCTCCGACATCGTTGCCAATGAAACTAACCATGCTCTCTGGCTGAATACTCTCTCTCTTTTAGAACATCTTGGTTCCAGAAAGATTCTCCTCACCCAATCGAGCGAAGAAACTTCGGAGATGATTTTAAAACATGCAACCGAAGAAGCAAGACACGCCCTCTTCTTCAAAAAGGCAGCCCGCACCATCAAACCCAGCTTCCAATCGGGATACCAAAATTCAGCCCTTGTCCGAGGGATAGCGGCAAAAATTTATTTCGCAAAACTGGATACATTGGTACGCCGAAGCCTCCGCAAAGTTTTCCCAGACAAAAAACAATTCACCTACCTTGCTTATTTGTACACCACCACCGTCATCGAAAAACGGGCCATGGTCGTCTATGCAGCGTATGACGAGATTTTGGAAAAAACGGGTTCTCCCATCCGCCTAACCAACCTGATTTTAGAAGAAGAAGGTCACCTTTCTGATATGAGTTCGGAAATGTTCCGCCTGGACCCAGAGGCAAAGGATCGATTGGCGAATTTAGAGGCAGAAGAATCGAAGATTT
The DNA window shown above is from Leptospira brenneri and carries:
- the lmtA gene encoding lipid A Kdo2 1-phosphate O-methyltransferase, which produces MALIEELNQQGNFLFRWRSYIPGVILFLSLLYLPFVPYFQGNYQSNLYWLSGAFLVSFAGLFVRCFTIGYTPKNTSGRNTKQQVADVVNQSGIYSLVRHPLYVGNFLMYLGPVFILRDFAFALVYIMFFYLYYERIIFAEEYFLRGKFAEGYLKWADKTPAFIPRLSGYKKPNLSFSFRNIWKREYPSLFGIIVVFTVFDLIQVYYQEPALRALDITGIWKPFHTWFFGFGLIFYVVTRIIVKTTKLLEVEGR
- a CDS encoding rubrerythrin, translated to MGSATVLSNDSIPKVLSDIVANETNHALWLNTLSLLEHLGSRKILLTQSSEETSEMILKHATEEARHALFFKKAARTIKPSFQSGYQNSALVRGIAAKIYFAKLDTLVRRSLRKVFPDKKQFTYLAYLYTTTVIEKRAMVVYAAYDEILEKTGSPIRLTNLILEEEGHLSDMSSEMFRLDPEAKDRLANLEAEESKIFTRFWLQIREFSLN
- a CDS encoding lysophospholipid acyltransferase family protein — its product is MAHNLESIEISVPDQKTLKSFQKERLLYISNHPTTQEPGVAYHAANLMGSRFHYMAAREVFEWGFGFVGDFIQSIGAYSVLAGAPDRESLRASREIIASPHGKLALFPEGEPTSGMNDTLLPFQSGVAQLGFWGLEDALKKDPEAKVWILPTFVKYRMTGSIDSMQKDIDQTITKMEQKLGISKTGKDIVHRFLSVGKRMIEREEKEYGVPVEENRADDFDYRLGRMRHAMLDNIARKANIPKWDADTNAIEKLRRILSVLEMVSVGMPDPNGELPSLEMATWAKTAATKAYDFITIQTAYIKELPSAERLYEFLYRYENELFGEFKPRPHKAVVRFGTPFTINEYFSSYKEEKKKTLDIVTERLRKELETMLVEEKSKSNPLFPSQYIF
- a CDS encoding AAA family ATPase, with translation MTHGLVLGKFYPPHKGHIHLITEAKKKCDELTVLVCSLQREKIPGELRFEWMQNLFPDPKIHLIWVQDENPQYPEEDPDFWKVWRRTIESHTKRKVDYLFTSEEYGDPLSKVLGCTHTLIDLERNSIPISASQIRETPLKHWQWIPELIRPYFVKRIVLTGSESVGKTSLTQILAKHFQTNWIPEFAREYLESKENPMDESDFLPIARGHLLSEVEAAKTSNGILFLDTDLLTTKVYLERYYESEIPWLTERALGLKYESSLFLDIDIPWIQDQLRDLGEERESMRTRFLQAMKEANRDFYWIRGDYREREKQAIKIVKQIQNLPMNPESFTKELRRLRNFE